The genome window ATGTAAATGTCAATTTCTAATTAGGTGTAGATAGTGCATGTTCGAGTAAGCAATTCACATTCAGAATATCCTAGAACCATATAGCATAACCAAGTTATTTGATGTGATCTTGGTTTAATCAGAATGTTATCGATTTTCATGTACAAGCAGCTAACGTACTGCATTTAAAGTTTGTACTTCACAGTTATGTGCTTTTTACATAGATCTTATGTGATCAGTATTATTGTTTAGGCCAAGCTGTTATTAGCGCTGCTCAAATGGGAATCTCGTTCCCACTGAAACGAAGGGATCAGTTGCTGGAGTATGTTTTAACTCTAATGGGTAGGGATCAAAATAATGATCTCACTGATTTCAGCACTGAGCTTCTGCGCACGCAGGTATGTGCTCAAGTTGACCCTTGTTCCTACCAGATGTAGAATAAATTCTTCATTCTAGTCAGAATCATAATTCTCTTAAATTAGCTTGTATCTATAAATTATATTTGCACTTCTGTTCACTATGATATGTGCAGTTACTTTTTTTACTCTGGTCTATATTCTTCTTTCATATGCAGAGTCTTGCTTTAAGTGCCTGTACTACTCTGGTTTCGCTAGAACCAAGATTGCCAATGGAAACAAGAAACCGTGTCATGAAGGTCTGCATAGCAGTGCTAATAGTTTGTCTGTTGTAGTGTCTACTACTTGAAGAACTTTTATATAATTCTGACTTGTTTTATGTTCCACGCTTAGGCAACATTAGGTTTTTTTGCGTTGCCAACAGAGCCCTCTATCATTGATGAGAATCTCGTAACAAACCTCATTATTCTGTTAGGTGCCATCCTGCTTACAAGGTAATGCTGTAAACTTGTTTTTCAATTGTATTATTTTTTGGATAATCCTGCATATTATACTGTGAATTTCTTCTGTTTTATTACTTTCCTTCTGCTTTATTATGTTTTTCATGAAAGGTCAGGGTAATCTACTAATTTTGCTTTCTATGTTGTGAGAATATTTGATTTCTTGTAAATACCACCTTCGTTTGACAATATAAGTCCAAGCCTACCATGTACACAGACCAAGGAAGCACCAAACTTTCAATAACATTGGGCCTTGCATACTCCTAAATGAACTATAACTACTCAACCTCATTTACAGCTTTAGAATTGGTGTAAACATTGATTGATTCCCAAAATATGCATCATATTAGTTCCTTGAAATTGTTTAAGCCTATTATATTCTAGTGCTTCTCTTGTTTGCAGTCCTTATTCCTTATCATCTACCTTAAATTTCCTTTGTCAGTGGTGAAGATGGTCGAAGTCGAGCAGAGCAGTTGTTGCATATTCTTAGGCAACTTGATCCATATGTTTCATCATCTGCGGAAcaccaaagaagaagaggatgcaTTGCTGTACAGGAGGTGTTAATAAAGTTCCGCAATCTTTGTTCTGGTGGATTTGGTGCATTGGGTTCCTATCCAACTTTCACAATGAACAAGCAAATCAATCAAGGAGGGCCTAGGAGCTCGTCAAGTTTGCCATGTATGCTTAATGATGTTTCTTAGATTGCTGGTATAAATGTATGATATGATCCCTGTATAACATGCCTTTTGTTTATCTCAGCTGCATTTGTGTTGCCTAATCGAGATTCTTTGAGCTTGGGAGAGAGGACAATGGCATATCTTCCTCGTTGTGCTGATACAGACGCTGAAGTTCGGAAAGTTGCTATTCAGGTTTGTGCAAATGAAGCTGGTTTGCATTCTTTCGTTTGTTTCAGCTCGTTTCCGCCCTTTTTTGTAATGTGCAATATTCCATTCGACATATGTTGTATGGTTCTGCTGTAACGGTTTTCAGAAAACAGCACATGCATGCACTGTATAACAGGATTGTTAAAAGTTTTCATCATACGTTGAAATTGGCTTcatcaaattatttttcatcatacacacttttttgttgtagatcatTGCTCTTTTCTTCAACATTTCATTGTCACTTCCAAAGCAGAAGGCATACACTAATGATATTGATCTAGAATCTTCGTATAGTGCTCTGTCCTCCCTAGAGGACATAGTCTCTACCATCAGAAGGGTGAGTATGACTGCTTACTTTACCACAATCCATTTCATTGAGCAACTTTTTGAAGTTTATCTTTGTATTGTTTTCAGGAGGAATCTGTTGACCAGACTGAAGTGTTTCATAGGGTTGTCTCCTCAGTGTGTATTCTATTATCAAAGGATGAGGTAACTAGTTTAGCTAATTTAAACGGAAGTTGTAGAATGGCATGATGGTTATTAACATATTTCTGTGTACTTGAATAGCTGGTTGTCTTGTTATACTCATGCACATTAGCAACATGTGATAAGGTAAAGCAATCAGCAGATGCTTCCATTCAAGCTATTATCATGTTTATTAGCAGAAGAGGCAAGGAGCTACGTGAAGCTGATGTCTCGAGGTTAGTTTGTGAAAGATGATATTAGCTAACATCCCAAAAGGtttatttatcaaaatatacaTGGCTAGTGGTCTAGTGCTAGATGACACTAGAAAACATATTTGTGTCGGAAAATAAGATCTCTAGCTGGGAAATACCAAATTGCACCTCTGTTTCAGCTGAGGATATAGAGGGAGGGCGCAGACCCTATAGTCACTTTAGGACGCCATGGCATCACGTTGACCAATCACCAGAGTAGGGCTGCAGGGGACAACATCTGGAGAGACCTTACAAATCACATAGAGATGGCAACTAAAAGAACGAGACCAAAGAGGATAATTTGGCCGTTTTGAAACAGTGACATGGCATAGTGTCATTTGCCAGCATAAACAGACTATTGTCATCCAGAATGACCATCTTTTCTGATGTAGTTTTCTTAATTACTCCTTTTTCAGGTGGTTGTTGACCTAAGTTTCAGCATAGTGCAttgcctctctcttttttattgCAAGAATATAATAATTCCATGATCCTATTGCTGATTTTATAGGACAACTCAATGTTTGCTCTCATCTGCTGTTTCTATTACCGACAAGCACTCGCGCCAAGAGGTTCTCAATGCAGTATCCATCATCTATTTGATAGAATCTAGTCAACTTTTTCAATATCAATATTCTTGTCTATGCTTATGCTCTTAATCAGCTTTCACCTTAATTTAAGATAGATATCGTGCCTAGCAGAAAACACCAATCACATTGTGGTCTTTGATGAGGTTCTATCTGTGGCTGGAAGAGATATTTGTACAAAAGATATACCAAGAATTCGTGGCGGCTGGGCCATACAGGATGTTTTTTATGTGAGTATTGGATGGAGCCTGTGCACTTGTATTATGCAAGTTACTGATAACATTCATTTACAATTGGAATCTTTATTGCATTTAGTTATGCATTAAAAGATTCGTTTATTTATCAATTTGTGCAAATGGAATAGGCATTCATGGAACTGGCTGATAATCCTACTCCATTGTTTAGTCTAATCTTGTTAGTTTAAACTAGCATGCAATACTAGCATGCAATGTTGCATTTTATAAACAAAGATATTATGTATTAGCGTGTTATTCTTCTAATGTTCATCTGGTTGATAGAGTGTTATAATCAGAAGTTACCTACTCAGTAGTAGTAGagatttttttaccaaataagtAGTTCGCCATGCTGTATTCCACTATTACTTGCTCAGAAATACACACTGTGTCATttcttatttgaatttattgagCATTTGATAATGCAGAAAATATTACcccaaaattttagaaatataaTACTGAGAATCTAGTTTTCTGGCCtcctgtttaattaaaacaacaCAGTTCATAGGTAAATCAGTGTAGGATGGTATTTTACTTACACAGTTTTTTAATGCTAAATTGTTTTAGAATTACTATCATCTGCAAACTATGCAAAACTTACCTTTATGAACTCTAGAGATGCATTTCTTACGTGTTTGACTGTTTGGCCTCCATTTCAGGCATTTTCCCAGCATAAGGTCTTAGCACTTCTTTTTTTGGAGTACACTTTGTCTATACTTCACAAAGAACCTGTTGCAATAAACGACTCCGAGAAGGGGGAAATCACCTCGTCATCAGCTGATGACTGTATTCTACAAGCAACTATGTTTGCTCTCAATGCGTTTGTGAGGTATTGACCACCATTTGATGGCTGACTGTTGATGTTGACCAATGGTGGACTCCTTTTTCATCTGCTGATTTTACATACTTCAAAATATTCAAACTTTACAGAGGTGGTGGGAAGATTGGGAAACAAGCAGTTGAGCAAAGTTACCCTTCTGTTCTTTCTGGCCTTATACTGAAGCTGGGGAGTCTTCATGGTCTTGCTGAGTTGGGCCGAAATGAACTTCTACGGTGACAATCAAAATCTTTACATCTTTTGTAACTTAACATATCAAGGCTATTTGTGAACTGAAGAACTACATTTTTGGGGATATTCTGCAGGTCATTGTTAATTGCATTTCAGTCATTTTGTGAGTGTGTTGGCAATACAGAAATGGGAAAGGTGCTTTTCGTAATTGCCTTTTATTGCCAAATACGTGAAGTGAATTCTGACTATGTAAGATACCTACCATCCTTAGATATTAGCTCGAGCTGGAGAACAAACTGAGAAGGAGAAGTGGATTGATCTTGTTCAGGAGGTTGCATGCAGTTCCTCAGTAAAAAGACCAAAAGAGGTAATTTAGAGCATCCCTATATATGTTTTGGTGAAATCTTTGATATAAAATAATTAGATATTATTTCCACAGGTTCTGCCAACTTGTGTTATCTTGAGTAAAGCTCTCAACAGAAATCAGAGGGCTGAAAgggaggctgctgctgctgcactatCAGAATTTATTCGCCACAGGTAATTGATGATACttctttctctaatttaattAAATCTGAATATGCTCCCTGTACCTCTGGAATGTTTAGTTTCTTGTTTCGTTACAATCATATCCCAAATTTGCATGGGGTGGCTGGTTACACGGTCATCACCAATAAGGTCAGCACCAGCTGGTTCATGGGCATATAGCTTTGTTAAACAGACATAATATGAGAAAGCACAAAAACTGTGgaaaaatgcaaagaaaaatggaAGAAAAAACATTAGTCATTTGGGTGTTATAGGGAAAGTCCGGTTTCGGGCTCATGATATTGTGAAAACAAGTTTGGTTCACTTTTGTTACCCACACCATTCAACTAGCAAATAACCTTTGCAGCTTCCTTGTTGTGCAGTGAAAAAGAACCTACATTGCTTGAACAAATGGTTGAGGAATTGTGTCAACATGTCTCTGATGATTCACAGACCGTCAGGAGTCTCTGTCTGCGTGGACTTGTGCAGGTTATCAGCTTGGATACATGTTCTCTTCATTAGATACTGTATTATTATTTGAGTAACATTGGTTTGATTATATTGTTTGACTAACATAGAGTTCAAGATGTTTCTAAATGCTTCTCCCACAATCATGTGTTTATCTATGTTGTTTTTCATCTACTTATCAGATCCTGCATTTCCTTTACCCTCTGAATTGTATAATTTGTACACTAATCTAGTCTAATTGCTGAGTGAATCGTGCTTTATTTGATCCATttgtgaccttttttttttcttttttactaaCCTTATGCTTACTCTTCCTTATGATCTCTTTCAGATTCCTGAGAGCCATATGCTTAAATACATTCAGCAAGTCTTAGGAGTAATATTAGCGTTACTTGAAGACCCCAATGAATCTGTTCAATTAACTGCTGTCCAATGCTTGTTAACTGTGAGTTCTTATTATAATGTAATTCCATTTTGTACAATATTAACAGAATAAATGAATAGCATGTACTGGTTCCAGGTTCTTAATTTGTCAGGACAAGATGCTGTTGATCCCATCTTAATAAATCTCTTAATAAGGCTACGTAATCTCCAGGTAACCGTCCAGAACAAGCATACTTTCTTGCATTTATGTTTGTAATGGCATAATGCAGGGCAATCTGCATATTGTAAACTGCTTATTATGGAAAGGATAATATGGAATTGGAGTAAGTGCATGGATCATATGGTACCAGACTGTTGGTGGATCTGTGAGATAATGTGGAATTAGAGTACATAATTACATATATAATATGGAACAACCATAATATCCACACTTACTAGCCAACTGGCAAGTCGCACTTGCTGGAGTATGTCCTGGCAAAATTGTTAATGGCCTGCGCAGCCTGAGGCAGGAATGTTGGCCCCCCTGCATATAGAAAGAAACTATGGAACTAATACATCAGCAATAGTATCATGAAATAATGCAAGTTAATTTCAATGATGTCAATCTTTGGCAGTGCATTCTGATCACCTGATTATCTGTAGGAGCCATGCtgtcatagattttttttatctgctTTCCTGTACTAGTCAATAATGGGTACATGCAGCCTAAGTGTTATGTGAATGTAAGACCTGAAGTTATTTGTTCGGGTTGCTCTCCTCTGTTCAAAAGGGATGGTAATTTTTTGATATTCGAATTTTACATCTATTTCTTGATAATACTTTTGGAAATGAAGATGACTGTCGTGAACTCGTGATTCTCTATGGGCATTGGAAACTTAACATTTCACAAGTTTACACTGGGAAATTGCATTCCACTGATGTCTCTTTTGGATTTTTCCTAGTAATTTCCAGATTGTTCTATTTATATCTTGCTTTTTAGTTTTTAGGGAAAATCACTCAGGTGTTATGCTTCTTTATCGTTCTATACATTGAAATTGACAGGCAATGGCTTTAACCTATTCTGCAACTGCTGTGCCACAGGTCTCGATGAATACCAAAATGAGGTCTAATGCATTTGCAGCTTATGGTGCTCTAAGTGCCTATGGTGTAGGTTTGCAGCGAACTGCTTTTCTTGAGCAGGTAGCATGCACTTTCCACTTCAGTTGCTTTAATAGTGCACAACATAAGCATGGAACTTTTATCTTTTAAGGCTCACCTGTAGGATGCTGTTTTAGTGGTCATATAAAGTGTCAAGGTAGTTGCAAATTATAGTTTGTTTCATAAGGTTCTATCATCCATGACAACTCCTGATGTTCTGCAAAATTTTAATTGTTGGAAACTATAAACTCGATAGATTTTGCAATGCTTCTACTATTGCTTGTTTTCTATGCTTCTCAAGCTATCAAGTTCTTCACCCTTTGCTCCCTTTTGCAGATACATACAATCCTTCCCCGTTTGATTCTCCATCTCCACGATGATGACCTAAGTGTTCGCCTTGCCTGTCGGGTATATAGTCACTACTCACTACATTCCCCTTAGCACACATTTGCTTCAACTTGCATATGTTGATATTCATTATTTTGTCAAAACAGAACACATTCCAGCTCCTAGCGCCTTTGATGGAAATAGATGATTTGTCTTCGCTCCTCAACAAGCAGTATTTTACTTCCGATCGCCGGTTTGTGTTGAGCCTTCCTAGCTATTTCTATTTAAGTTTGACGTTTTATTTCAAAGTGACATTGCTAGTATGTGTTGCCCTCAGTTCCGATTACGAGGACTTCATTAGGGACTTAACAAGACAACTTTGTCAACTGTCAACTGCCAGAGTTGACAGCTACCTAGAATCTGCTATCCAGGTATACTTTTCTTTTTAGTCGTAAGATGAGAGACTAGTAAAAAAGCGAACACAACACTGGTTTTTGCTTGTATTAGGCATTTGATGCACCTTGGCCGATTATCAGAGCAAACGCAATTTGTTTGGTGAGTTGCATGCTATCCTTTTTGGATGATCAACGCTTCATTGCTCCCTACTTCTCCCAGGTATCCATACTAGATCTTGGTAGTTTATTTAGTCTTAGTTCTCTGTGAAGTGCTTAACGTTCTTTTGTATCAAGGTGTTCGCTATGTTGGTCAGTAGAATGAGCCAATCATCAGATGCAATTGTTCGGGCAGCAGCATCTTCTGCACTGGGCATTCTGATAAAGAGGTCCAACATGCTGAGGTTACTGATTTCACGATTTGATCGAGCTGATTCATCACACAATTCCCAGAGTGGTGATTCTAATACTAAAACGCCATCTGAGCTTCAAGAAGTGACAGGGGGAGATCCGGATGATGCGCAAAATAATGGTCACGGAAGCCGATCTCAGACCTAACTCATGTAAATTTGCCTGTACATGCATAGTATTTTAGTAGTGCATGCTTGTGTATATTTTGTGCTTCCCTTGAAAATAGGAACTACAGAGATACAATTTTATGTTGCGAGGTTCATAGCTCATAGGCCTTCGGTACGCATGTACAGCAACCCGTCACAGTTCGTTGATTATTTATTGAATTTTCTTTGATGTAACGCATGTAACATGTTGAGTATACGCCTTCAGAACGATAGTGTGGCTTTCGTGCTTGTCGTGTTGATTGTTGATGGATCAAATTTTTTATCCATTAGAATTAGCTGTATCGAAGTTGATTGTTGTGGCTTTGGATTAAGGTTATCGCTCATCGAGGTGAGAAGTAGTAGATTACTTGATGTGCGGGCTTTCTTACCTCTTTTTTCTCGTTTGGAACATTGAGAGATCTCGAGGGAATCTTATCGTCTTCATTTCTAGTTTGAAacctttttgattttttatcacTCTGTTATCCGATAGAGATAAATTTGGTATCGGACCTACTGTTATAGACTTAGGAGAATTTATTTATCATTCTCGGTAAGAAATTATCACTCTagtaaaataacaaaaaagttaaatattcttTGAAACATGAATATTGTATACTCCTGCTCTGGGCTGTTCTTTCGAATCTTTCCTACACTGGAGACGGCCTACATGCTACCGCTACACAAGGCTACGAACCTGCAACTCCCACTCTGAACCGTCCGATTCGGAGTTCCACGCCCACAAGCCTCGAACGTTTTACGGGAACCTATGACCTGGTATAATCAAATTCTTGTTCCTCAATTAACTATCCTTCGTATTACACCATTCTAGGTAAGTAGACGCAAAGAAAAATGTCCAGTTTGACTCACTCATAAAAATAGCACACAAACCAGTCCCATCTTAAGCTCATGAGTTTACGTATCAATGGACCCACAAAAATTCATCCATAGAATTACAAATGCCCTGGATCTACTCAATTAAACAATAGAACCTAGAGATATACCAAGTATATGAACATAAATTAAGGAACTGAACCTAACTTAGTTAGTGAGATATGTGGATGTACACCTCTACCAGCCAGATTTGAGTCCTCTTCGACTCAAACTTAGATACCTATTTCTTCTGAATATAACGTCATCCAGTTTCTAATAGGTCGATcgagtttttttataaatataaatcaGATTAAACTAGAGCTCTACACATCAGTACATTCACAAAAAGTTTCACAAAATTTAATGatagctgtcggaggatgaactcctcaagcggggatcctgagggactccttttgagattcggctggggaatgattctgaatctacctcataTGTGAAATTAATGTGAGTATATGTGAGgtgtaggcgggacggatgatcggatgctagtggagtaAATGTtcgagggatttttagacaggttcgggccgcacggagggtaataccctactcatgtgtgtatgttataaatgctctgggaatgtctttctctagatctcttgtattacaagaatttttttctaagtctagagcttcagtcTTCAAGTAccgatctctctgagcttctgcTTGGCTTCGTGCTTCGTATATCCTgacttcgttagcttgtctgaaTCCGTCCCGGTCCATCTTCTTCTCCAGGGTGCGCTCCCCCTTTATATCCCGTCGGGGAGTCTTAGCGTGCCcaaaaaggagggcacgagtccccatgagccGTAAATGGGAAGCAATTATTAtagggctgcagtttgatgttacggggtTTAAGAATGTGTCCCcgaccggtcctgtcgtcatcatgccaCCTTTTAGCGGGTGCGGTAggggggcccatcgggcagccaccgagcaaccccgcgtgcccacccggtcagagcaggcctgacacggcagggcggcaggcgatatgcctcaaGTCCAACGACGATATCTTCAAGGCGCGCTgaatgacgtgcgatgggacccatcgtattaaatgtccccacgcctccctaccaggcggtggcagggattgacagcaggcgtgggggagtggttggaagtgacaggccacgctccctctttaaatgcagcatcgggcttctcaccagttgacacctcaccgctgagcccttgtggggttcaccggcaaggggcttctcaggttctaggggaactcgggtactcatggactactgttcatggccccgagcgtccactcccggaactgtcttctcaggtcctcagggaactcgggtactcggggaccactgttcatggccccgagcgcctacTCCTGGaactgtcttctcgggtcctcaaggaactcgggtgctcggggggccaccgttcatggccccaagcacccctcccggaactgggtcttctcggacctcggggagataatccccgagggaaaGCGCCACGTGGTATTTtgctatcctggcctcgggactcggggacccctagttcccatgtcaccgacaataaCCCAACTAATTCTATCTTCCGCAAAACAAAAAAGGTTTGAGGGAAGCATCGCATATTATGGCTACACCTACCGAAATGGATGAAAACAACAGTTTGATAACAACTCGCGGCTTTTCTCTCATTCTCATCTCCCCACGAGGCTTTTCTCCTAACGTCGCTCCTCGCCTTTGAGGCTTTGCTCTCCAGTCTCCACGCAAATGGAGCTCCGTGTCTTTGCTCTTAGCCCCGGCCGCAATCTCGTACCTCCTAGGACAACTTTCAAAGCAGATCCGGAGCACATGACGTCTTGACAACGACTAACAGCAGCGCTTGCGCATGTCGGCTCGTGCCCAGGTTGGCACAGCGTGACGCCAGCCCGGCGTGTCGAGGGCCGTGCTTAGGGCTCGCCAGAGTTGGCTCATGCCGGCACGGCGTGCTGACCGTGCCTAGCGAGCGCAGCCCGAGGCACGACAGGGCAGCTCTACTCATACTCAGAGTGCCGCGCCATACTCCACTTCGGCACTGAGGGGAGCTCACTGTTAGCAAATATATCTTGTAGATATAGAAGATCATCATGTATATGTACACTAACCGAATTAGATCACCGTAATCATAAGAACTGATTCAGTTGACAA of Phragmites australis chromosome 3, lpPhrAust1.1, whole genome shotgun sequence contains these proteins:
- the LOC133911587 gene encoding protein SHOOT GRAVITROPISM 6, which gives rise to MASSSAAASAAALEAVQVLVASLADDSPVARDAALAALREIAPLNPLLVLDCCATVSRGGRRRFGNMAGLFLVMASAVSALDRWDAECEFLRKIAKIATAEIVSSKEFNVDWQRAAASLLVAIGSHDPDLMMEEIFLYFSGPSSALPAMLQILADFASAEALQFTPRLKDVLLRVLPILGSVRDGQRPVFANAFKCWCQAAWQYLGDAPSELPFDTDVMSFMNSVFELLIKVWMGSRDLKVRLSSVEALGEMVGLVTRSQLKSALPRIIPTMLDLCKKDQEVAFVASHSLHNLLNASLLSESGPPLLEFEELTVILLTLLPLASVNNSKDEHYVSKGLKTYNELQHCFLVIGLAYPEDLCLFLLNKCKSKDEASIVGALGTIKHLLPRLLESWHTKQALLVEIVNSLLEDQSLGIRMALAELIVVMASHCYLSGHPAELAVKFLVRHSAITDDDLNDPSTLKNEYFQDKRFEMKISLAGLSELRAVCEKGLLLLAITIPEMELVLWPFILKLIIPKKYTGAVATVCKCITELCRHKLSQTNPLHTEFNASNEIPSPEDLFARLVVLLHNPLSRGQLATQILTVLCYLGPLFPRNLSLFLQDEVPKMKAYISDPEDLKQDSTYQEIWDDMIINFLAESLDVVNDTEWVISLGDAFARQYDLYAISDGHSALLHRCLGMLLQKVDDRIYVREKIDWMCRHSSMSIPINRLGLAQGIGLVAAAHLDTVLEKLKNILDNAGQSAIKRFLSFFSLRTKVEDVDDTYAALALMYGYAARYAPSTVIEARINALVGTNMLGRLLHVQHPTAKQAVITAIDLLGQAVISAAQMGISFPLKRRDQLLEYVLTLMGRDQNNDLTDFSTELLRTQSLALSACTTLVSLEPRLPMETRNRVMKATLGFFALPTEPSIIDENLVTNLIILLGAILLTSGEDGRSRAEQLLHILRQLDPYVSSSAEHQRRRGCIAVQEVLIKFRNLCSGGFGALGSYPTFTMNKQINQGGPRSSSSLPSAFVLPNRDSLSLGERTMAYLPRCADTDAEVRKVAIQIIALFFNISLSLPKQKAYTNDIDLESSYSALSSLEDIVSTIRREESVDQTEVFHRVVSSVCILLSKDELVVLLYSCTLATCDKVKQSADASIQAIIMFISRRGKELREADVSRTTQCLLSSAVSITDKHSRQEVLNAISCLAENTNHIVVFDEVLSVAGRDICTKDIPRIRGGWAIQDVFYAFSQHKVLALLFLEYTLSILHKEPVAINDSEKGEITSSSADDCILQATMFALNAFVRGGGKIGKQAVEQSYPSVLSGLILKLGSLHGLAELGRNELLRSLLIAFQSFCECVGNTEMGKILARAGEQTEKEKWIDLVQEVACSSSVKRPKEVLPTCVILSKALNRNQRAEREAAAAALSEFIRHSEKEPTLLEQMVEELCQHVSDDSQTVRSLCLRGLVQIPESHMLKYIQQVLGVILALLEDPNESVQLTAVQCLLTVLNLSGQDAVDPILINLLIRLRNLQVSMNTKMRSNAFAAYGALSAYGVGLQRTAFLEQIHTILPRLILHLHDDDLSVRLACRNTFQLLAPLMEIDDLSSLLNKQYFTSDRRSDYEDFIRDLTRQLCQLSTARVDSYLESAIQAFDAPWPIIRANAICLVSCMLSFLDDQRFIAPYFSQVFAMLVSRMSQSSDAIVRAAASSALGILIKRSNMLRLLISRFDRADSSHNSQSGDSNTKTPSELQEVTGGDPDDAQNNGHGSRSQT